In Trichoderma asperellum chromosome 1, complete sequence, a single window of DNA contains:
- a CDS encoding uncharacterized protein (SECRETED:SignalP(1-18)) codes for MHLVKLLLGVVVAAKTAAASFDECKNQATRWDYWWYGSGPLYRCTDGNTCHLSHIDSKTIGWSVTSGLSVTFNIAKAAAVAFQNSYTFTESTTTSDTYSVDYSPPKTERLWIKQWFAVTDMDCQQCDWVCSPIGSVSANDTIDGSLEQRGQHCEKACDPYQHTVTWVPCKDSNCIEYQFSDAYGQCDHSNHCQQN; via the coding sequence ATGCATCTGGTAAAGCTCTTGCTtggggtggtggtggcggccaaAACTGCCGCTGCGAGCTTCGATGAATGCAAGAATCAAGCAACTCGATGGGACTATTGGTGGTATGGTAGTGGTCCTCTGTACAGATGTACCGACGGCAACACGTGCCATCTATCCCATATTGACTCCAAGACCATCGGGTGGTCAGTCACATCCGGCCTGAGTGTGACGTTCAACATAGCCAAGGCGGCAGCCGTTGCTTTCCAGAACAGCTACACCTTCACAGAAAGCACCACGACCAGCGACACATACTCTGTGGATTACTCGCCGCCAAAGACGGAGCGGCTGTGGATAAAGCAGTGGTTTGCCGTCACCGACATGGATTGCCAGCAGTGTGACTGGGTCTGCAGCCCTATCGGCTCCGTTTCCGCCAACGACACCATCGATGGCTCACTAGAACAGCGTGGCCAGCACTGCGAGAAGGCATGCGACCCGTACCAGCACACGGTAACCTGGGTGCCGTGCAAAGATTCGAATTGCATCGAGTACCAGTTCAGCGATGCATACGGACAATGCGACCACTCGAATCATTGCCAACAGAACTAG
- a CDS encoding uncharacterized protein (EggNog:ENOG41~SECRETED:SignalP(1-24)): MAKLRSSLLLGGPVWWMCLLAARSISTSTINYNSSSDCNVSNKDFGPPFNSTGTVSFNLGSGGHNGTKPWYLTVGLKDKRDPNAVSYKGTQTVNSYISMPDEFLHSLDGGYTNLCAYRLGEQNTTAAEGNGSCNGVLSAACTKYIQTFRETMSFSNGKCPEFSPGQGCGDEIIASSAPINLTNTSSSCSTHGLPGVVDIPENFTTRSLFGFGWLYGDRDINSLESYDLHVRQPNPVLLAFGLKQGHGQDKSNDTVYLDQLLCVTPDHIAAGSHDPKSSAAAPRFNEAVLLAIALSIVYGMHTLM, encoded by the exons ATGGCCAAGTTACGCAGCAGCTTGCTCCTTGGTGGTCCTGTTTGGTGGATGTGCCTTCTTGCCGCTCGCTCCATCTCAACTAGTACAATAAACTACAACTCATCAAGCGACTGCAATGTCTCCAACAAGGACTTTGGGCCGCCTTTCAATTCTACCGGCACAGTCTCATTCAACCTCGGCAGTGGCGGCCACAACGGCACAAAACCGTGGTACCTGACCGTCGGGCTCAAGGACAAGCGGGATCCCAATGCTGTTTCTTACAAAGGCACGCAGACAGTGAACAGTTATATCAGCATGCCGGACGAGTTCCTCCACAGCCTCGACGGAGGCTACACCAACTTGTGCGCTTATCGTCTTGGCGAGCAGAATACAACCGCAGCAGAAGGCAACGGCTCGTGCAACGGTGTGCTGAGCGCCGCATGCACCAAGTACATTCAGACCTTCCGAGAAACCATGTCCTTCTCTAACGGTAAATGCCCGGAGTTCTCCCCTGGGCAAGGCTGCGGCGACGAAATCATCGCGTCGA GCGCTCCAATAAATTTGACCAACACGAGCTCTAGTTGCTCAACACATGGGCTTCCCGGGGTAGTTGATATACCCGAGAATTTCACTACTCGCAGCCTATTCGGATTCGGCTGGCTCTATGGAGACAGGGACATCAACTCGTTGGAGTCGTACGACCTGCATGTTCGTCAGCCAAACCCCGTGCTGCTCGCCTTCGGCTTGAAGCAGGGTCATGGCCAAGATAAAAGTAATGACACCGTCTATCTTGACCAATTGCTCTGTGTTACGCCGGATCATATTGCTGCTGGAAGTCATGACCCAAAGTCCTCAGCGGCTGCGCCGCGATTCAATGAGGCAGTGTTGTTGGCAATAGCGCTCAGCATAGTTTACGGCATGCATACTCTGATGTAA